ACCAGTGTCTGATCAAGCTGTAACTGGTGAATTGTTATTAGAAGTTTTTCAAGGAATAGAAAGTCAATATGGGCGAAAGATGGCCGAGAATTATTCGGAGAAGATTTCTTTTGATCAAATTAAGCCGAATATCAAGTTTATAAAAAACGGAACGATTTTACCAAGTTCAAATAATTTAAAATTGAACTTTGAAGCTGTAAATCTTAGTGCGGTAGATGTTAAAGTATATAAGATTTATAAAAATAATATCCTGCAGTTTCTTCAAAACAATGAATTGAATGGAGCTCAAAACTTAAAAAGAGTGGCGCAACCTGTTGCAAAAACGACTCTTAATCTTAAGGATAATCCATTAGTCAATCCAACCAAGTGGAATACCTATGCTTTGGATTTATCCAAAATTATAACACCAGAACCTGGGGCAATTTATAGAGTTGAGTTCTCGTATAAAAAAGCATACTCTTTGTATAAATGTGATACTAACGAGCCAGATTCAGAGCAAACGGAAGAAGAAGATGTTGATGAGAATGATGTAAATTATAGTAGCAATTCATACGATGATTATTACTATGATGATTATGAATGGAGAGAAAGTCAAGATCCTTGTACAGGTTCGTATTATTATAACGCCAAAATAGGAACTAATATTTTAGCTTCAGACTTAGGTGTGATTGCTAAAAGAGGAGAAAATAAATCGTATTTGTTTGTAGTCAATAATATAATAACTACAGAGCCAGTTTCTAATGCACGAGTAGATTTATATAGTTTTCAGCAACAAAAACTTGCCACAGGAACAACAAGTAGCGAAGGAATAGCCTCTTTTCAGTTAGATAAGTTTGCCTATTTTGCTATTGTCACTCTAGGAACTCAATCTACTTATGTAAAGCTAGATGATGGAAATTCATTGTCGGTAAGTAATTTTGATGTTGCTGGTGAAACGTTGCAAAAAGGATTAAAAGGATATATCTACGGAGAACGCGGAGTTTGGCGTCCGGGAGATAATTTGTATTTGTCATTTATACTTAATGATGCAGCAAATAAATTACCAAAATCACATCCGATAAAATTTAGATTAACGGATCCTAACGGGAAAGTGACCTATCAAACGGTTCAAAAATCGAATAATCTGAACCATTATGCTTTTATAGTTCCTACAGATACTGAAGCACCAACCGGAAATTGGGAAGCGATGGTAAGTGTAGGTGGAGCAAAATATTACAAGAGCGTAAAAATTGAAACCATTAAACCAAACCGTTTAAAAATTAAAAATAGTTTTAAACGAGCAATACTCTCTTCTTCATATCCCAATACATGTAACCTTGAAGTTACGTGGCTTCATGGAGCAATTGCTAAAAATTTGAATGTAGAAATGCAAGCAAAGTTTTCGCAACAAAGCACTACATTTAAAGGCTATGAAAAATATGTTTTTGATGATTTAGTACGTCAATTTAGCACAGAAGAAGTTAATATCTTCTCGGGTAAGCTAGATGCAAACGGAAGAGCTTCTGTAAATATTGAACCTAAATTACAAGGGCAAGCACCGGGGATGTTAAGAGCTGCCTTTATTACCAAAGTGTATGAAGAAGGGGGTGATTTCAGTACCGATGTTATCTCAACAACATATTCACCTTACAATACTTATGTAGGTGTTAGATCGCCTGAGCCTACAAAATACGGAATGCTTGAAACCCGTAAAATGAATCGATTTGATGTGGTGACAGTTGATGAAAACGGAAGACCAAAAGCGGTAAGAAATCTAGAAGTAAAAGTTTATAAAACAGAATGGCGCTGGTGGTGGGATGCTTCGAGTGATAACTTATCGAATTATAATTCGTCGAATGCTACTACTTCATACAAAACATTTACTGTAAATACAGATGCAAGCGGAAAAGGAAGTTTTCAATTTGCTTTAACAGATGAAGAATGGGGACGTTACTTAATTCGTGTTTCAGATGAAACTAGCGGACATGCATCGGCAATAACTGTAAATATCGATTGGCCAATTTGGTCAGGTAAGACTAGAAATACAGATGCTTCTACAGCCAATATGCTTGTTTTTTCTACAGATAAAAAGAATTATGCAGTAGGTGAAAAAGCACAAATATCATTTCCTTCAAGTGAGGGTGGTCGCGCTTTAGTTTCTATAGAAAATGGTTCTAAAGTAGTGCAAACGTTATGGGTAAATACTCAAAAAGGAGAAACTAAAGTTGATGTTCCAATTACGGGAGCGATGGCGCCGAATGTGTATTTCAATATCACACTTTTGCAACCACATGCATCGACCAAAAATGATTCTCCAATTCGTATGTACGGAATTGTGCCAATCGAAGTAATTGACAAAACTACAATTCTTGCTCCAAGTTTATCAATGCCAGATGTATTGAAACCTGAGCAAACGTTCCCTATAAAAGTAAGTGAAAAATCAGGCAAGGAAATGACCTATACAATTGCGGTTGTCGATGAAGGTTTGTTGGATTTAACTCGTTTTAAAACTCCAAACGCTTGGGACAGTTTTTATGTTAGAGAAGCCTTGGGAGTAAAAACATGGGATGTTTATGATGATGTGATTGGTGCTTACGGAGGTAAAGTAAACCAGATATTTAGTATTGGTGGAGATCAAGATTTAGGCGGAGGTAAAGCTAAAAAAGCCAATCGATTTAAACCTGTGGTTATTTATCTAGGGCCATTTAAATTAAAGAAAGGGGAAACAAAAACACATCAAGTAAAATTACCAAAATACATTGGTTCAGTAAGAACAATGGTAGTTGCTGGTGATGCAAATACAAGTGCATACGGAAGCGTGGATAAAGCAACTCCAGTTCGTAGTCCGTTAATGGTATTGGCTACGTTGCCAAGAAAAATTTCTCCTTCAGAAAAAGTGACTATTCCAGTTACCATTTTTGCAATGGAAAAACACATTAAGAACGTAACTGTACAAATTAAAACAAGTAACGGATTAAGAGTAATAGGAAGTGCGACTCAAGGATTGACATTTACACAGCCTGATGAAAAGATGGCATATTTTAATTTAGAAGTAGGTGGCTTAACCGGAATTGCCAAAGTACAAGTTATCGCTACTTCTGGAAAAGAAAAATCAGTTTACGATGTCGAAATTGATATGACAAATCCAAATCCTGTAACGAATACGTATACAGATGTAATCTTAGAACCAAATAGCGCTAAGACTATTGTTTGGAAAACATTTGGCGTAGCAGGAAGTAACAAGGCAAAACTCGAAGTGTCGTCAATGCCAACGATTAATTTAAATGGAAGGTTGCAATTTCTTATTCAATATCCGCATGGATGTGTAGAGCAAACAACTTCATCAGTATTTCCGCAACTATTCCTAAATGATGTGGCCGATATTGATGTTACGCGTCAGCAGCTTATTCAAAAGAATGTAACAGCAGGAATTGCAAGATTAGGAGGTTTCCAATTGTCAAATGGAGGACTTCCATATTGGCAAGGAAATCCTGTTGCTGATGATTGGGGAACTTCATATGCAGGGCATTTTATGATAGAAGCCGAGAAAAAAGGATATGTATTGCCAATTAATTTTAAGTCAAAATGGTTATCATATCAGCAAAAAGAAGCCAAACAATGGCGATTTGAAGTTCGTTATGGAAATGATTTAGCGCAAGCTTATCGTTTATATACATTGGCTTTGGCTGGTTCATCAGATTTGTCTTCAATGAATAGATTGCGTGAAACAAAAGGG
The nucleotide sequence above comes from Flavobacterium branchiarum. Encoded proteins:
- a CDS encoding alpha-2-macroglobulin family protein, with product MTTKGLVYVFFVFFIFQACGRKSASDFNSDFSLFKDYITSFTGGIVSSQSDIRVVLAFEKKDWKINQELDSDLFDISPSVDGKVVALSSNTVAFIPEKKLKAGTEYQVTLNLDKLITLPKKGEDDKDLSKFNFTVKTIKQDFIVNTLDVQSYSKEYQYLNCVLKTADNIDVETAKKLVLASQNGKNLNIKFDKTAISGKEFKFTIDSIQRFSAASNLEISYDGNDFDIDQKGKMDFPITAITEFKIIKVEIPDENNQSVLINFSEPLEKGQDFKGLVAIQNTNNLKFSTQGNILKVYFSSQKQVQEVVHEVAVVDTTAVAVDSSAVDSVAVVEPVVQEVVEEPVSDQAVTGELLLEVFQGIESQYGRKMAENYSEKISFDQIKPNIKFIKNGTILPSSNNLKLNFEAVNLSAVDVKVYKIYKNNILQFLQNNELNGAQNLKRVAQPVAKTTLNLKDNPLVNPTKWNTYALDLSKIITPEPGAIYRVEFSYKKAYSLYKCDTNEPDSEQTEEEDVDENDVNYSSNSYDDYYYDDYEWRESQDPCTGSYYYNAKIGTNILASDLGVIAKRGENKSYLFVVNNIITTEPVSNARVDLYSFQQQKLATGTTSSEGIASFQLDKFAYFAIVTLGTQSTYVKLDDGNSLSVSNFDVAGETLQKGLKGYIYGERGVWRPGDNLYLSFILNDAANKLPKSHPIKFRLTDPNGKVTYQTVQKSNNLNHYAFIVPTDTEAPTGNWEAMVSVGGAKYYKSVKIETIKPNRLKIKNSFKRAILSSSYPNTCNLEVTWLHGAIAKNLNVEMQAKFSQQSTTFKGYEKYVFDDLVRQFSTEEVNIFSGKLDANGRASVNIEPKLQGQAPGMLRAAFITKVYEEGGDFSTDVISTTYSPYNTYVGVRSPEPTKYGMLETRKMNRFDVVTVDENGRPKAVRNLEVKVYKTEWRWWWDASSDNLSNYNSSNATTSYKTFTVNTDASGKGSFQFALTDEEWGRYLIRVSDETSGHASAITVNIDWPIWSGKTRNTDASTANMLVFSTDKKNYAVGEKAQISFPSSEGGRALVSIENGSKVVQTLWVNTQKGETKVDVPITGAMAPNVYFNITLLQPHASTKNDSPIRMYGIVPIEVIDKTTILAPSLSMPDVLKPEQTFPIKVSEKSGKEMTYTIAVVDEGLLDLTRFKTPNAWDSFYVREALGVKTWDVYDDVIGAYGGKVNQIFSIGGDQDLGGGKAKKANRFKPVVIYLGPFKLKKGETKTHQVKLPKYIGSVRTMVVAGDANTSAYGSVDKATPVRSPLMVLATLPRKISPSEKVTIPVTIFAMEKHIKNVTVQIKTSNGLRVIGSATQGLTFTQPDEKMAYFNLEVGGLTGIAKVQVIATSGKEKSVYDVEIDMTNPNPVTNTYTDVILEPNSAKTIVWKTFGVAGSNKAKLEVSSMPTINLNGRLQFLIQYPHGCVEQTTSSVFPQLFLNDVADIDVTRQQLIQKNVTAGIARLGGFQLSNGGLPYWQGNPVADDWGTSYAGHFMIEAEKKGYVLPINFKSKWLSYQQKEAKQWRFEVRYGNDLAQAYRLYTLALAGSSDLSSMNRLRETKGISNESKLRLAAAYVLAGQKSAASALLLSSKIDEEASGYNYYYYGSSDRNRAMALETMLLLDQKQKAFAMATKLAKNMASDQWMSTQTTAYCLYAMSKFSLNNGAKGIDVQYSSAGKTESIKTNKTVADRSLVVKAGSNSVTLKNNKKNTIYVRVLNTGILPIGQENVIQSNVSATIVFKNRKGGVINVSKIAQGTEFIAEVTVRSLRNERVENVALTQILPSGFEIVNTRFTDFGDATNNIADYIDIRDDRTNFYFGLKAGETKVFKILLNASYLGNYYLPGLQCEAMYDNTFLARTKGFWVEVVK